A stretch of Elephas maximus indicus isolate mEleMax1 chromosome 20, mEleMax1 primary haplotype, whole genome shotgun sequence DNA encodes these proteins:
- the LOC126064278 gene encoding histone H1.10, whose protein sequence is MSVELEEALPLTPAEGTAKKAAKAGGSAALSPSKKRKNSKKKNQPGKYSQLVVETIRRLGERNGSSLAKIYTEAKKVPWFDQQNGRTYLKYSIKALVQNDTLLQVKGTGANGSFKLNRKKLEGGGERRGASAPAPAPAAAAHKAKKAAPGAAGSRRADKKPVKSKKPEKRSHKKDPGGGAATASKKDKGSKAKKAVAAGGKKVKKAAKPSVPKVPKGRK, encoded by the coding sequence ATGTCTGTGGAGCTTGAGGAGGCCCTGCCACTGACGCCCGCCGAGGGGACGGCCAAGAAAGCGGCCAAGGCTGGCGGTTCGGCGGCGCTGTCTCCatccaaaaaaaggaagaacagcaAGAAGAAGAACCAGCCGGGCAAGTACAGCCAACTGGTGGTGGAGACCATCCGCAGGCTGGGCGAGCGCAACGGCTCGTCACTAGCAAAAATCTACACCGAGGCCAAGAAGGTGCCTTGGTTCGACCAGCAGAACGGGCGCACCTACCTCAAGTACTCCATTAAGGCGCTGGTGCAGAACGACACGCTCCTGCAGGTGAAGGGGACCGGCGCCAACGGCTCCTTCAAGCTCAACCGCAAAAAGCTGGAGGGCGGCGGGGAGCGGCGCGGGGCCTCCGCGCCCGCCCCCGCTCCCGCGGCCGCTGCGCACAAGGCCAAGAAGGCGGCCCCCGGCGCGGCTGGCTCCCGGCGCGCGGATAAGAAACCCGTGAAGAGCAAGAAGCCCGAGAAGCGTTCGCACAAGAAGGACCCGGGCGGCGGTGCCGCCACCGCCTCCAAGAAGGACAAAGGCAGCAAGGCCAAGAAGGCGGTGGCCGCTGGGGGCAAGAAGGTGAAGAAGGCGGCGAAGCCCAGCGTCCCCAAAGTACCCAAGGGCCGCAAGTGA